One window of Dehalobacterium formicoaceticum genomic DNA carries:
- a CDS encoding NAD(P)H-dependent glycerol-3-phosphate dehydrogenase: MKNPIAVLGAGSWGTALAVLLAHNGHEVNLWARNQEQCATISADKENKKYLPGVIIPDQVSLCNNIQEALSDTEFIVSAVPSHSVREIAQSICPYVHEGTIIINTAKGFEPKTHLRLSQVLKEELPDYCHDHIALLSGPSHAEEVGKNLPTALVVAGDCQSSAEKVQDIFMNRFFRVYINLDLIGVELAGALKNVIALGTGISDGLGYGDNTKAALITRGLAEITRLGVSFGADDKTFSGLAGLGDLVVTCTSMHSRNRRAGIQIGQGKPLKQVLSNMGMVVEGVNTTEAAHHLARQAGVIMPITEQMFQVLFHGKDPENAVISLMTRSKTHEGEGEMLSSGNDPL; this comes from the coding sequence ATGAAAAATCCCATTGCTGTTTTAGGGGCAGGAAGTTGGGGGACCGCATTAGCGGTACTTTTGGCTCATAACGGTCATGAGGTTAACTTATGGGCTCGAAATCAGGAACAATGCGCAACAATTTCTGCCGACAAAGAAAACAAAAAATATTTGCCGGGAGTGATAATTCCTGATCAGGTTTCGCTTTGTAATAATATCCAGGAAGCTCTTTCGGACACAGAATTTATTGTCTCAGCGGTTCCCTCCCATAGCGTACGGGAAATCGCTCAAAGCATATGTCCTTATGTTCATGAAGGGACGATCATAATTAACACGGCCAAGGGTTTTGAACCAAAAACTCATCTTCGGCTCTCTCAGGTTCTGAAGGAGGAGTTGCCGGACTATTGCCATGATCACATCGCTCTGTTATCGGGACCCAGTCATGCCGAGGAAGTTGGAAAAAATCTACCCACAGCCTTGGTGGTAGCTGGCGACTGTCAGAGCAGCGCAGAAAAAGTTCAGGATATTTTTATGAACCGATTTTTCCGCGTCTATATCAATTTGGATTTAATTGGCGTGGAACTGGCCGGCGCACTTAAAAATGTCATTGCTTTAGGCACGGGTATTTCCGACGGGTTAGGCTATGGAGATAATACCAAAGCAGCTTTGATCACCCGGGGTTTGGCAGAAATAACCCGCTTAGGTGTGAGTTTTGGCGCTGACGACAAAACCTTTTCCGGATTGGCCGGTCTGGGGGATTTAGTTGTCACCTGTACCAGTATGCACAGCAGAAATCGCCGGGCAGGCATCCAAATCGGTCAGGGAAAGCCATTAAAACAAGTTTTATCAAATATGGGCATGGTGGTGGAGGGTGTCAATACCACTGAGGCTGCCCATCATTTGGCTCGTCAGGCAGGGGTGATTATGCCCATTACAGAGCAAATGTTCCAGGTGCTCTTTCACGGGAAGGATCCTGAAAACGCGGTCATCAGCTTAATGACCCGCTCCAAAACCCATGAGGGAGAAGGTGAAATGTTATCATCTGGTAATGACCCCCTCTAA